Proteins encoded in a region of the Leishmania donovani BPK282A1 complete genome, chromosome 14 genome:
- a CDS encoding amino acid permease, putative, translating to MRHARERSAATDGTHAGDGDLVHAPSTMKDVVSVNGISLGCGGSEDEMLATAANGKLGRSRRHVEVIFHPELRRTKEVIRRPEWVRRAGECVAHRGSLSTIALFGIMFANCVGGGYGFEDGIGSAGPLITLIVCGILPWLWAFPTGLAVAELSTAVPSNSGVLMWTNAAFPPFMSFMCILATIFITFIGNATYPNLTAEYAQQLGNLKLAPVAGVKVGVVALCCILNCVGVEIVGSSSIILCAITILPFTLLTVIQLFSKGFNRAVLYVDVKKVKWAEFFSILSWNYANIENAGAVVEEVANPRRALPKAMMMLMLSTYVGYVMPMLAGVSAMGVNQDYSKWKAGHWPEVAKVIAGDWLKYMLFAGALLSGIGFTLTSMCCTSRLLAGMGTMQMFPKKVSRVIGYYHPRLGTPIPAILINSLVTLVFSVSMEFTSVVSLCQSIYCLRMLLIYASLVKLRIDYPNLPRPYALPFSTCTTALVLLPAAAFSLMASIVSAMTSLGIGVALVGFVVVGSGVSWLYCRIFARNGFQGVIVQCEVSSGDDAEAGAADGADGSALSEGVFYADEELNSGEPVDDLLLGILPMPLAAPGPVASTTLPRGSEVNSSQWHVWHGMTDRDAIGSQAGEEMIGMEYTSQDGPNTDIMFVNNNATEHALGSSTAGCSPTSSFPTYRVACGAETTMRHRHRARSHGAGGGGGGATNSGNYGPAVSGEESGEDTDITPAEHSGGGFTLSATGRPVQVLSTSPPQLILSPQQVLLNVPAAGSWSSSRSPTPVSGRHSPILTSAINMSTTRKPPPPPTSL from the coding sequence ATGCGCCATGCCCGCGAACGCAGCGCAGCTACGGATGGTACACatgctggcgacggcgacctCGTCCACGCACCGTCAACGATGAAAGATGTCGTCAGCGTGAATGGCATCTCgctcggctgcggtggcagcgaggacgagatgctggccaccgctgccaacGGCAAGTTGGGTCGCTCGCGCCGCCACGTGGAAGTCATCTTCCACCCGGAGCTACGGCGCACCAAGGAGGTGATTCGGCGCCCAGAGTGGgtgcgccgcgctggcgaATGTGTCGCCCATCGCGGCTCCCTCAGCACCATCGCCCTCTTCGGCATCATGTTCGCCAACTGTGTTGGTGGCGGCTACGGCTTCGAGGATGGCATCGGGTCGGCTGGTCCCCTCATCACGCTTATTGTGTGTGGTATCTTGCCGTGGTTGTGGGCCTTCCCTACCGGGTTGGCAGTCGCCGAGCTGTCCACCGCCGTGCCGAGCAACTCGGGTGTGCTGATGTGGACGAACGCGGCGTTCCCACCCTTCATGTCATTTATGTGCATTCTTGCAACCATCTTCATCACCTTCATTGGCAATGCCACGTACCCGAACCTCACGGCCGAGTACGCACAGCAGTTGGGCAACCTCAAACTCGCTCCGGTGGCGGGTGTGAAGGTCGGTGTGGTGGCGCTCTGCTGCATCCTCAactgcgtcggcgtcgagatcgtcggcagctcctccatcATCCTCTGTGCCATAACCATTTTGCCCTTCACGCTGCTGACGGTGATCCAACTCTTCTCCAAGGGCTTCAACAGGGCGGTGCTTTATGTGGATGTGAAGAAGGTGAAGTGGGCCGAGTTCTTCTCCATCCTTAGCTGGAACTACGCCAACATTGAAAACGctggcgctgtcgtcgagGAAGTCGCGAACCCGCGCCGAGCTCTTCCAAAGGCCATGATGATGCTGATGCTGAGCACGTACGTCGGCTACGTCATGCCGATGCTCGCTGGCGTGAGCGCCATGGGTGTTAATCAGGACTACTCGAAGTGGAAGGCGGGGCACTGGCCTGAGGTGGCGAAGGTGATCGCCGGTGACTGGCTCAAGTACATGCTGTtcgccggcgcgctgctcagcgGCATCGGCTTCACCCTGACCAGCATGTGCTGCACGAGCCGGCTGCTGGCAGGCATGGGCACCATGCAGATGTTCCCAAAGAAGGTGTCGAGGGTGATCGGTTACTACCACCCGCGCCTTGGCACTCCCATCCCGGCCATCCTCATCAACTCTCTCGTCACTCTCGTCTTCAGCGTGAGCATGGAATTCACCAGCGTCGTATCGCTGTGTCAATCTATCTATTGCCTCCGCATGCTGCTCATCTACGCGTCGCTCGTCAAGCTGCGCATCGACTATCCAAACCTGCCACGGCCCTACGCACTCCCCTTCAGCACCTGCACGACGGCattggtgctgctgccggcggcggccttctcGCTTATGGCCTCGATCGTGTCAGCCATGACCTCCCTCGGCATAGGCGTGGCGCTTGTCggcttcgtcgtcgttggAAGTGGTGTTTCGTGGTTGTACTGCCGCATATTTGCCCGCAACGGCTTTCAAGGCGTCATTGTGCAGTGCGAGGTGTCCTCAGGTgacgacgcggaggccgGCGCGGCCGACGGTGCCGACGGAAGCGCGCTGAGCGAGGGCGTCTTCTACGCGGATGAAGAGCTCAACAGCGGCGAGCCGGTGGACGACCTTCTTCTCGGTATTTTGCCGATGCCTCTGGCCGCGCCAGGGCCGGTTGCATCGACCACCTtgccgcgcggcagcgaagtCAATTCCAGTCAGTGGCACGTGTGGCATGGGATGACAGACCGCGACGCCATCGGCAGTCAGGCGGGAGAGGAGATGATTGGCATGGAGTACACCTCTCAGGACGGGCCCAACACGGATATAATGTTTGTGAACAACAACGCGACAGAGCATGCGCTGgggagcagcaccgctggcTGCTCGCCAACAAGCAGCTTCCCCACCTACAGGGTCGCCTGCGGCGCTGAGACGACCAtgcgtcaccgccaccgcgcccgcagccacggcgccggtggcggcggaggcggtgcgacCAACAGCGGCAACTACGGCCCGGCCGTGAGCGgcgaggagagcggcgaggaTACCGATATCACCCCCGCGGAGCAtagcggtggcggcttcACATTGTCAGCTACAGGTCGGCCTGTACAGGTGCTGTCGACATCGCCGCCGCAACTGATATTGAGTCCACAGCAGGTTCTCCTCAATGTGCCGGCCGCTGGCAgttggagcagcagccgatcTCCAACGCCAGTCAGCGGTCGTCACAGCCCGATCTTGACAAGCGCCATAAATATGAGCACGACCAGGaagccgccccctcccccgacctCTCTGTAA
- a CDS encoding inositol polyphosphate kinase-like protein, putative, translated as MPKSLSRSTFNAVFEHLSAEEPRSSRQGSANVSFSHPPQQQSPLRPMSGQAIDTAVEVVALCDRAEGKPTTSQAEEPLMPLMPLLRDMNDDSTDALKLCNSSDELDGYCSSCEGSLPDDSASSSSEHASRATLPTSVAAALRKDARRKPHSRHHRHRYRGRGSLIRSAARDEERQRLVAMSFDESTATAKAADSDTTTMPSPVVLTPAVAATGGAAREGAFKGIRTPYPKPITATTSTKTSLAMISAALNVESRTAEAAKRSNSDSPCSKPGNAVSNTRDAVLPQVQVPVLARDGGGGESAGALCLLGKRDSRDAAEVSIDSAGGDQCILETSPTAMSRPPTLSPAGTLSLAGTAVITSKGSNNGSHSSAIGAGDAFQVTSCGAATPPPVDEAACVAPVAVGLKRSTVNVHDGFVTRTAASVSSSCPLQEAAQGPSAEPRPDRTLSVPLAGEAAAETTGVAVQATPVAGVATLTSTNATIPLGNAAAETSVKHLQTPSGSPTLVDLSSSSSVGGHHLSVTEGNAFLKQSGSRREEAFYNMIQPYQEALVREAVRQAPHTVQHWSHQHSGTPCAGVQQGAASAAAASLSSKARHLSPLHTSATQRRRDDDSDSVVADPDDVAAMCEARWEAYQQYEAEGMSNLNILASEQLAEKNTGRERQRCGGGSGCAGPLYNNPPSPTSPRQVDKDLVELAARLWWTVRFRHFYRTSAPAYEVQRQAAEAAGLSPLSPLAWSPAATTCGSGGAAVTYSLGTTPASQQPHHAPHDSLEAVPPRLPSSPMSASMIEQEKAEHRGEAAAAPAPNVSGTATPCMVGSFAASLLEGLTSSSSAAERQYAAQKHRALQLLAAFVPRYHGTRRLFARDVLRCESKGQPAAASTAQASEEQPQQPGKQQIVVDADNDDDEDNNSGDKKICRMIMLEYVCYRFRRPCVMDIKMGSRQYGLHPSAEKKRSKERKARLSTSARYGIRLAGYRRWNADEGRYNCRSKLQCRCLSLNEVKSEMSTFLLHSREMEQVFRRQLQRLRVAFSQQTIFRFYTSSLLFVYDADDPLKTARVTMVDFAYTYESKELLQDGDPDADFDYDVGYLKALDTLLSLLA; from the coding sequence ATGCCCAAGTCTCTGTCGCGGTCAACCTTCAACGCCGTTTTCGAGCACTTGTCTGCCGAGGAGCCGCGCTCTAGTCGCCAGGGCAGCGCCAACGTCAGCTTTAGCCATCCCCCGCAACAGCAGTCGCCTCTGCGACCCATGTCCGGGCAGGCGATAGACACCGCCGTCGAGGTCGTCGCACTGTGCGACCGCGCCGAGGGCAAGCCCACCACCTCTCAGGCGGAAGagccgctgatgccgctgatgccgctgctgcgtgacaTGAACGACGATTCGACAGATGCGCTGAAGCtgtgcaacagcagcgatgagCTGGACGGCTACTGCAGCTCCTGTGAAGGATCCCTGCCGGAcgacagcgccagcagcagtagTGAGCACGCCTCTAGAGCAACGCTGCCGACAAGCGTTGCGGCAGCTCTGCGCAAGGACGCTCGTCGCAAGCCCcacagccgccaccaccgccaccgctatCGCGGTCGTGGATCGCTGAtacgcagcgctgcccgcGATGAGGAGCGGCAACGGCTGGTGGCCATGAGCTTCGATGAGTCAACAGCaacggcaaaggcggcggacTCTGACACGACGACCATGCCATCGCCTGTCGTCTTAacgccggcggtggctgcgacGGGGGGCGCAGCGCGCGAAGGCGCTTTCAAGGGGATTCGCACACCCTATCCAAAGCCGATCACCGCGACCACAAGCACAAAGACGTCGCTGGCGATGATCTCAGCGGCGCTGAACGTCGAGAGCCGCACCGCCGAGGCTGCCAAGAGAAGCAACAGCGATAGCCCCTGCTCCAAGCCAGGGAATGCGGTGAGCAACACGCGTgatgcggtgctgccgcaggtgcaGGTGCCGGTCTTGGCGcgtgacggaggaggaggcgagtCGGCAGGGGCGCTGTGTTTGCTGGGCAAACGCGATAGCCGAGACGCTGCCGAGGTGTCGATAGATAGCGCTGGAGGGGACCAGTGCATTCTGGAGACGTCGCCCACCGCGATGTCGCGTCCACCCACTCTTTCTCCAGCTGGTACGCTAAGCCTGGCGGGCACTGCGGTCATCACCAGTAAAGGTAGCAACAACGGAAGTCATAGCAGCGCCATTGGCGCCGGAGACGCGTTTCAAGTGACATCATGCGGTGCGGCCACTCCTCCACCCGTTGATGAGGCAGCATGTGTCGCACCTGTTGCGGTGGGTCTGAAGCGCAGCACGGTGAACGTCCACGACGGGTTTgtcacgcgcaccgccgcctccgtttcctcctcctgcccGCTGCAGGAAGCCGCCCAAGGCCCCTCTGCAGAACCTAGGCCCGACAGGACGCTTTCCGTTCCACTGGCAGGTGAGGCCGCGGCAGAGACCACAGGTGTTGCCGTACAGGCAACACCTGttgccggcgtcgccacATTAACGTCAACGAACGCGACAATCCCGCTAGGCaatgcagcggcagagaccTCTGTGAAGCACCTGCAGACCCCCTCCGGCTCTCCGACGCTTGTCGACCTCTCTAGCTCCTCATCGGTCGgcggccaccacctctccGTAACGGAGGGGAACGCCTTCCTGAAGCAGTCCGGCTCACGCCGCGAGGAGGCCTTCTACAACATGATACAGCCCTACCAAGAGGCGCTCGTGCGGGAGGCGGTGCGACAGGCGCCGCACACGGTTCAGCATTGGAGCCACCAGCACTCAGGCACACCGTGCGCAGGAGTTCAACAAGGCgcggcctctgccgccgccgcttccctctcctctaAAGCGAGGCACCTCTCGCCACTGCacaccagcgccacccagCGGCGGAGAGAtgacgacagcgacagcgtcgtGGCCGACCCGGACGATGTGGCTGCCATGTGCGAGGCAAGGTGGGAAGCCTACCAGCAGTACGAGGCGGAGGGCATGTCCAACCTGAACATTCTCGCCTCGGAACAGCTGGCGGAAAAGAATACGGGGCGCGAGCGCCAGCGCTGTGGCGGAGGCAGTGGCTGCGCTGGGCCGCTATACAACAACCCGCCATCGCCAACGTCGCCGCGCCAGGTGGACAAAGATCTCGTCGAGTTGGCTGCCCGGCTGTGGTGGACGGTGCGCTTCCGTCACTTCTACCGCACTTCAGCGCCTGCCtacgaggtgcagcggcaggcggcggaggcggcaggtCTGTCGCCACTGTCGCCGTTGGCCTGGTCACCCGCGGCCACCAcctgtggcagcggtggtgcagccgTCACCTATTCTTTAGGCACCACGccagcgtcgcagcagcctcaCCATGCGCCACACGACTCCCTTGAAGCCGTGCCACCGAGACTCCCATCGTCGCCGATGAGCGCATCCATGATAGAACAGGAAAAGGCTGAGCACAGGggtgaagcagcggcggcgccggccccCAACgtgagcggcaccgccacgccgTGCATGGTCGGCTCCTTTGCTGCCTCGCTGCTGGAAGGGCTcaccagcagctccagcgccgcggagCGGCAATACGCCGCGCAGAAGcaccgcgcgctgcagctgctcgccgccTTCGTGCCACGCTACCACGGCACACGCCGCCTCTTCGCGCGTGACGTGCTCCGCTGCGAGAGTAAGGGGCagcccgcagcggcgtcgacagcgcaggcgagcgaggagcagccgcagcagccgggaAAGCAGCAGATCGTGGTGGATGCAGAcaacgacgatgacgaggacaacaacagcggcgacaAGAAGATCTGCCGCATGATCATGCTCGAGTACGTGTGCTACCGCTTCCGTCGTCCGTGCGTCATGGACATCAAGATGGGCAGCCGCCAGTACGGCCTGCACCCCTCCGCGGAGAAGAAACGGAGCAAGGAGCGCAAGGCGAGGCTGTCTACGTCGGCACGGTACGGCATCCGCCTCGCCGGGTACCGCCGGTGGAACGCGGATGAGGGGCGGTACAACTGCCGCAGCAAactgcagtgccgctgccttAGCCTCAACGAGGTGAAGAGCGAGATGTCGACCTTTCTGCTCCACAGCCGCGAGATGGAGCAGGTGTtccgccggcagctgcagcggctgcgcgtcgcCTTCAGTCAGCAGACCATTTTCCGCTTCTACACTTCCTCGTTGCTCTTTGTGTACGATGCCGATGATCCGCTGAAGACGGCGCGGGTGACGATGGTGGACTTCGCGTACACGTACGAGtcgaaggagctgctgcaggacgGCGATCCTGATGCCGACTTCGACTATGACGTCGGGTACTTGAAGGCGCTTGACACCCTACTCTCCCTGCTGGCGTAG